One stretch of Nocardia mangyaensis DNA includes these proteins:
- a CDS encoding sigma 54 modulation/S30EA ribosomal C-terminal domain-containing protein, whose protein sequence is MNSLSSTQHWTTAADPELAVTTRGEVPPQDVTRAVRAITRVMRRHHLDSPARVRVTAPQGSDEPTLVQANIRTNDTLTRVQVTGPGGFAVTFAAERLDRQLARRAGKEARAAWPDPARRPLSRVTETRPIIRRKDCALMTGTPLEASTVLDAMDYDAYLFTDSDTGEDAIVTWADPHGVRLARQHHTAAAGESAGLPLTASAMPVRVAPDAAPVYAEDEAADVLCTAGLPYLFFTDTHTGRGNLLYRRYDGDLTIVVPC, encoded by the coding sequence AGCACCCAACACTGGACGACCGCCGCGGACCCGGAGCTCGCGGTGACCACCCGTGGCGAGGTTCCACCGCAGGACGTCACCCGCGCGGTTCGCGCCATCACCCGCGTCATGCGCAGGCATCACCTCGACAGTCCGGCCCGCGTGCGCGTCACCGCGCCGCAGGGCTCCGACGAGCCGACCCTGGTGCAGGCCAACATCCGCACCAACGACACACTCACCCGGGTGCAGGTCACCGGGCCCGGCGGCTTCGCCGTCACCTTCGCTGCCGAGCGGCTCGACCGCCAGCTCGCCCGCCGCGCCGGGAAGGAGGCGCGCGCCGCCTGGCCCGACCCCGCGCGGCGCCCGCTGTCGCGGGTCACCGAGACCCGCCCGATCATCCGCCGCAAGGACTGCGCGCTGATGACCGGCACCCCGCTGGAAGCCAGCACCGTGCTCGACGCGATGGACTACGACGCCTACCTGTTCACCGACTCCGACACCGGTGAGGACGCGATCGTCACCTGGGCCGACCCGCACGGCGTCCGCCTCGCCCGACAGCACCACACCGCCGCGGCGGGGGAGTCGGCCGGGCTGCCGCTGACCGCCAGCGCGATGCCGGTCCGCGTGGCCCCCGACGCCGCGCCCGTCTACGCCGAAGACGAGGCCGCCGACGTCCTGTGCACCGCCGGGCTGCCGTATCTGTTCTTCACCGACACCCACACCGGCCGCGGCAACCTCCTCTACCGCCGCTACGACGGCGACCTCACCATCGTCGTCCCCTGCTAG
- a CDS encoding response regulator transcription factor, giving the protein MLEVFLVDDHEIVRRGLIDLLEGDPELTVIGQAGSVAEAMVLIREARPDVAVLDVRLPDGNGIELCRNLLAEFDDLHCLILTSFSDEHAMLDAILAGASGYVVKNIDGMRLADAIKQVGAGHSLLDTRAADALRARLRRSAEPSGALAGLTDQERRLLELLGEGLTNRQIAARMFLAEKTVKNYVSRLLAKLGVERRTQAAVLATKLREPEI; this is encoded by the coding sequence GTGCTCGAGGTGTTTCTGGTCGACGACCACGAGATCGTGCGGCGCGGGTTGATCGATCTGCTGGAGGGTGATCCTGAACTCACTGTGATCGGGCAGGCGGGCAGCGTCGCCGAGGCGATGGTGCTCATTCGGGAGGCTCGGCCCGATGTGGCGGTGCTGGACGTGCGGCTGCCCGATGGCAACGGGATCGAGCTGTGTCGCAATCTGCTGGCCGAGTTCGACGACCTGCACTGCCTGATCCTGACCTCGTTCTCCGACGAGCACGCCATGCTGGACGCGATCCTGGCCGGTGCCAGCGGGTACGTGGTGAAGAACATCGACGGGATGCGGCTGGCGGACGCGATCAAACAGGTCGGTGCCGGGCACTCCCTGCTCGACACCAGGGCCGCCGACGCCCTGCGTGCCCGCCTACGGCGCAGCGCCGAACCTTCGGGGGCGCTGGCGGGGCTCACCGACCAGGAACGCCGGCTGCTCGAACTCCTCGGTGAGGGCCTGACCAACCGTCAGATCGCGGCGCGGATGTTCCTGGCCGAGAAGACGGTCAAGAACTACGTCTCCCGTCTCCTGGCCAAACTCGGCGTCGAACGCCGAACCCAGGCCGCGGTCCTGGCGACCAAGCTCCGTGAACCGGAGATCTGA
- the uvrA gene encoding excinuclease ABC subunit UvrA yields MAERLTVRGAREHNLKGVDLDLPRDSLIVFTGLSGSGKSSLAFDTIFAEGQRRYVESLSAYARQFLGQMDKPDVDFIEGLSPAVSIDQKSTNRNPRSTVGTITEVYDYLRLLYARAGTPHCPVCGELIAKQTPQQIVDQVLAMDEGLKFQVLAPVVRTRKGEFVDLFDQLKTQGYSRVRVDGVVYPLTDPPKLKKQEKHDVEVVVDRLSVKAASKQRLTDSIETALRLADGIVVLDFVDRDEHAHDRERRFSERLACPNGHPLDIEDLEPRSFSFNSPYGACPDCTGLGIRKEVDPELVVPDPELSLAEGAIAPWSRGQTAEYFNRLLSGLAEAIGFSMDTAWRDLPAKARKAVLEGSSDQVHVSYTNRYGRKRSYYADFEGVMPFLQRRMDNTESEQMKEHYDGYMRDVACPVCNGSRLRPEILAVTLASDGTDKSIAEVSDLSIGDCAHFLNALTLGEREAAIAGQVLKEIQARLGFLLDVGLEYLTLSRAAATLSGGEAQRIRLATQIGSGLVGVLYVLDEPSIGLHQRDNRRLIETLLRLKKLGNTLIVVEHDEDTIRASDWVVDIGPLAGEHGGRVVHSGPYTELLTEPESLTGAYLSGREQIEVPMVRRPIDKKRKLTVVGATEHNLQGIDVAFPLGVLTAVTGVSGSGKSTLVNDILATVLANKLNGARQVPGRHTRINGLDNLDKLVQVDQSPIGRTPRSNPATYTGVFDKIRTLFAATTEAKVRGYQPGRFSFNVKGGRCEACSGDGTLKIEMNFLPDVYVPCEVCHGARYNRETLEVHYKGKTIAEVLDMPIDEAADFFEAITSIHRYLKTLVEVGLGYVRLGQSAPTLSGGEAQRVKLAAELQKRSMGRTVYILDEPTTGLHFEDIRKLLKVINGLVDKGNTVIVIEHNLDVIKTSDWVVDMGPEGGSGGGTVVATGTPEDVAQVSASYTGQFLKEVLAAPAPVKPAKKAAAKKAAAKKAGDTAVPAAKKVPTETAAAKRLARKAAALR; encoded by the coding sequence GTGGCGGAACGCCTCACTGTGCGCGGAGCTCGGGAACACAACCTCAAGGGCGTCGACCTGGATTTGCCGCGCGACAGCCTGATCGTGTTCACCGGCCTGTCCGGTTCCGGTAAGTCGAGCCTGGCGTTCGACACGATCTTCGCCGAGGGGCAGCGTCGCTATGTCGAGTCGCTGTCGGCCTACGCGCGGCAGTTCCTCGGGCAGATGGACAAGCCCGATGTCGACTTCATCGAGGGCCTCTCGCCAGCGGTGTCGATCGACCAGAAGTCGACCAACCGCAATCCGCGGTCCACGGTCGGCACCATCACCGAGGTCTACGACTACCTGCGCCTGCTGTATGCCCGCGCGGGGACACCGCACTGCCCGGTGTGTGGCGAGCTGATCGCCAAGCAGACCCCGCAGCAGATCGTGGACCAGGTCCTCGCCATGGACGAGGGCCTGAAGTTCCAGGTGCTCGCGCCGGTGGTGCGCACCCGCAAGGGTGAGTTCGTCGACCTGTTCGACCAGCTCAAGACCCAGGGCTATTCGCGCGTGCGGGTCGACGGGGTGGTGTATCCGCTCACCGATCCGCCGAAGCTGAAGAAGCAGGAGAAGCACGACGTCGAGGTCGTGGTCGACCGGCTCTCGGTCAAGGCGGCGTCCAAGCAGCGGCTCACCGACTCGATCGAGACCGCGTTGCGGTTGGCCGACGGCATCGTCGTGCTCGATTTCGTCGACCGCGACGAGCACGCTCACGATCGCGAACGGCGCTTCTCCGAGCGGCTTGCCTGCCCCAACGGTCACCCGCTCGACATCGAGGATCTCGAGCCCCGGTCGTTCTCGTTCAACTCGCCCTACGGCGCCTGCCCCGACTGCACCGGTCTCGGTATCCGCAAGGAGGTCGACCCGGAGCTGGTGGTCCCCGATCCCGAGCTGAGTCTGGCCGAGGGCGCGATCGCGCCGTGGTCGCGCGGGCAGACCGCCGAGTACTTCAACCGGTTGCTGTCCGGCCTGGCCGAGGCGATCGGCTTCTCGATGGACACCGCGTGGCGCGATCTGCCCGCCAAGGCCCGCAAGGCGGTGCTCGAGGGCAGTTCCGATCAGGTGCACGTGTCCTACACCAACCGCTACGGCCGCAAACGCTCCTACTACGCCGATTTCGAGGGCGTGATGCCGTTCCTGCAACGGCGGATGGACAACACCGAGTCCGAGCAGATGAAGGAGCACTACGACGGCTACATGCGCGATGTGGCCTGCCCGGTGTGCAACGGTTCCCGGCTGCGCCCGGAGATCCTGGCGGTCACCCTGGCCTCCGACGGTACCGACAAGTCGATCGCCGAGGTCAGTGACCTGTCCATCGGTGACTGCGCGCACTTCCTCAACGCCTTGACGCTGGGGGAGCGTGAGGCCGCGATCGCCGGTCAGGTGCTCAAGGAGATCCAGGCCAGGCTCGGGTTCCTGCTCGATGTCGGCTTGGAGTACCTCACGCTCTCGCGCGCGGCGGCGACCCTGTCCGGTGGCGAGGCGCAGCGCATCCGCCTGGCCACCCAGATCGGCTCCGGTCTGGTCGGCGTGCTGTACGTCCTCGACGAGCCCTCGATCGGCCTGCACCAGCGCGACAACCGCCGCCTGATCGAGACGCTGCTGCGGTTGAAGAAGCTGGGCAACACCCTGATCGTCGTCGAACACGACGAGGACACCATCCGCGCCTCGGACTGGGTGGTCGACATCGGCCCGCTGGCCGGCGAGCACGGCGGCCGCGTGGTACACAGCGGTCCGTACACCGAACTGCTCACCGAACCCGAATCTCTCACCGGCGCTTATCTTTCCGGTCGTGAGCAGATCGAGGTGCCGATGGTGCGCCGCCCGATCGACAAGAAGCGCAAGCTCACCGTCGTCGGCGCCACCGAACACAATTTGCAGGGCATCGACGTGGCGTTCCCGCTGGGCGTGCTCACCGCGGTCACCGGTGTCTCGGGGTCGGGCAAGTCGACCCTGGTCAACGACATCCTGGCCACCGTGCTGGCGAACAAGCTCAACGGTGCCCGCCAGGTGCCGGGCAGGCACACCAGGATCAACGGCCTGGACAACCTCGACAAACTGGTGCAGGTCGACCAGTCACCGATCGGGCGCACCCCGCGCTCGAACCCGGCCACCTACACCGGTGTCTTCGACAAGATCCGCACCCTGTTCGCCGCCACCACCGAGGCCAAGGTGCGCGGTTACCAGCCCGGGCGGTTCTCGTTCAACGTCAAGGGCGGCCGCTGCGAAGCGTGCTCGGGCGACGGCACGCTCAAGATCGAGATGAACTTCCTGCCCGATGTCTACGTCCCGTGCGAGGTCTGCCACGGCGCCCGGTACAACCGGGAAACCCTCGAGGTGCACTACAAGGGCAAGACCATCGCCGAGGTGCTCGACATGCCGATCGACGAGGCGGCCGACTTCTTCGAGGCGATCACCTCGATCCACCGCTACCTCAAGACACTTGTCGAGGTCGGTCTGGGTTACGTGCGTCTCGGGCAGAGTGCGCCGACGCTGTCCGGTGGTGAGGCCCAGCGCGTGAAACTGGCCGCCGAGCTGCAGAAGCGCTCGATGGGCCGGACCGTGTACATCCTCGACGAGCCGACCACCGGCCTGCACTTCGAGGACATCCGCAAGTTGCTCAAGGTGATCAACGGTCTGGTCGACAAGGGCAACACGGTGATCGTCATCGAGCACAACCTCGACGTCATCAAGACCTCGGACTGGGTCGTCGACATGGGACCCGAGGGCGGTTCCGGCGGTGGCACGGTGGTCGCGACCGGCACGCCGGAGGACGTGGCCCAGGTCTCGGCCAGCTACACCGGGCAGTTCCTCAAGGAGGTGCTCGCGGCACCGGCGCCGGTGAAACCGGCCAAGAAGGCGGCGGCGAAGAAAGCGGCGGCGAAGAAGGCGGGGGACACAGCGGTACCGGCGGCGAAGAAGGTGCCGACGGAGACCGCGGCGGCCAAGCGCCTGGCCCGAAAGGCGGCCGCGCTGCGCTGA
- a CDS encoding DUF1844 domain-containing protein, which produces MTDELDPPVRDLADIPAVEVISRAAVMLMSSAAEKLGLAEDTPNSGAGVDLDEARRVITALAGLVTSSVEYLGPHAGPIREGLQALQRAFREASSVPDAPGQGPGEKYTGPVH; this is translated from the coding sequence ATGACTGACGAGCTCGATCCCCCCGTGCGCGACCTGGCCGACATCCCCGCCGTCGAGGTGATCAGCCGGGCGGCCGTGATGCTGATGAGCTCAGCCGCGGAGAAGCTGGGACTGGCCGAGGACACCCCGAACTCCGGCGCGGGCGTCGACCTGGACGAGGCGCGCCGGGTGATCACGGCGTTGGCCGGGCTGGTCACCTCGTCGGTGGAGTACCTCGGCCCGCACGCCGGGCCGATCCGCGAGGGTCTGCAGGCGCTGCAGCGCGCCTTCCGCGAGGCTTCCTCGGTGCCGGACGCGCCAGGCCAGGGACCGGGCGAGAAGTACACCGGCCCGGTGCACTGA
- the infC gene encoding translation initiation factor IF-3 produces the protein MTTPLDLGGPISTETRINDRIRVPEVRLIGPGGEQVGIVRVEDALRVALEADLDLVEVAPDARPPVCKIMDYGKFKYETAQKARESRKNQVQTVIKEQKLRPKIDDHDYETKKRNVVRFLEAGSKVKVTIMFRGREQSRPELGFRLLQRLGSDVADLGFVETSAKQDGRNMTMVLAPHKGAKTRVKAQQDSAPAARSQPTGPASAEPAATVEPTAPAAPAAPVEQAPPADPQ, from the coding sequence ATGACGACACCGCTTGACCTAGGAGGCCCCATCAGCACTGAGACCCGCATCAACGATCGCATCCGTGTTCCCGAGGTCCGTCTCATCGGACCCGGCGGCGAACAGGTTGGGATCGTGCGTGTTGAAGATGCACTACGCGTCGCGCTCGAAGCCGATCTCGACCTCGTCGAGGTGGCACCCGATGCCCGTCCGCCGGTCTGCAAGATCATGGACTACGGCAAGTTCAAGTACGAGACCGCGCAGAAGGCGCGCGAGTCCCGGAAGAACCAGGTCCAGACCGTGATCAAGGAGCAGAAGCTCCGCCCGAAGATCGACGATCACGACTACGAGACCAAGAAGCGCAACGTGGTGCGTTTCCTCGAGGCCGGATCCAAGGTCAAGGTCACGATCATGTTCCGTGGTCGTGAGCAGTCCCGGCCCGAGCTCGGTTTCCGGCTGCTTCAGCGTCTGGGCTCCGACGTCGCCGACCTCGGTTTCGTCGAGACCTCGGCCAAGCAGGACGGCCGCAACATGACCATGGTCCTCGCCCCCCACAAGGGCGCGAAGACGCGGGTGAAGGCCCAGCAGGACTCGGCCCCGGCAGCACGTTCGCAGCCGACCGGTCCCGCGAGCGCCGAACCGGCTGCGACGGTCGAGCCGACCGCGCCCGCCGCACCGGCCGCGCCGGTCGAGCAGGCTCCGCCGGCCGACCCGCAGTAA
- the rpmI gene encoding 50S ribosomal protein L35, giving the protein MPKNKTHSGAKKRFKVTGRGKLLREQANRRHLLEHKSSRRTRRLEGTESVAAVDAPRVKRLLGLA; this is encoded by the coding sequence ATGCCGAAGAACAAGACCCACAGCGGCGCCAAGAAGCGATTCAAGGTGACCGGCCGGGGCAAGCTGCTTCGCGAGCAGGCGAACCGTCGCCACCTCCTGGAGCACAAGTCCTCTCGCCGGACTCGTCGTCTGGAAGGCACGGAGTCCGTCGCTGCCGTCGACGCCCCCCGCGTGAAGCGGCTGCTCGGTCTCGCCTGA
- the rplT gene encoding 50S ribosomal protein L20: MARVKRAVNAQKKRRSILEASKGYRGQRSRLYRKAKEQQLHSLTYAYRDRKARKGDFRKLWIARINAAARLNDITYNRFIQGLKAAGVEVDRKILAELAVSDAEAFAGLVAVAKAALPADVNAPASAA; the protein is encoded by the coding sequence GTGGCACGCGTCAAAAGGGCCGTCAACGCTCAGAAGAAGCGCCGTTCCATCCTCGAGGCCTCCAAGGGCTACCGGGGCCAGCGTTCGCGCCTGTACCGCAAGGCCAAGGAACAGCAGCTCCACTCGCTGACCTACGCCTACCGCGACCGCAAGGCGCGCAAGGGTGACTTCCGCAAGCTGTGGATCGCTCGTATCAACGCCGCCGCGCGTCTGAACGACATCACCTACAACCGCTTCATCCAGGGCCTCAAGGCCGCCGGTGTCGAGGTGGACCGCAAGATCCTGGCCGAGCTCGCCGTCTCCGACGCCGAGGCCTTCGCCGGTCTCGTCGCCGTCGCCAAGGCCGCGCTGCCCGCCGACGTCAACGCCCCGGCCTCGGCTGCCTGA
- a CDS encoding TrmH family RNA methyltransferase has product MDALSERNPRVVSAVKLQRAANRRKSGRFLAEGANAVAAALETGRVHELFYSLGAAERETALIAGAAADGVRTTLVSDRAAEHLGETVTAPGLVAVCELVDVQLAEILDRGPRMLAVPVEIAEPGNAGTLIRVADAVGADGVVLAGETVDPHNGKCVRASAGSLFHVPIARGRDITATLDAISAAGVTILATAANGEVDLDAADDILTGPVAWLFGNEAHGLDPAVAARADHRIRIPIHGRAESLNLAAAAAICLYASARVQHAR; this is encoded by the coding sequence GTGGACGCGCTCTCCGAGCGCAATCCGCGGGTCGTTTCCGCTGTCAAGCTTCAGCGCGCGGCCAATCGTCGCAAGTCCGGCCGGTTCCTGGCCGAGGGCGCCAATGCGGTGGCCGCCGCGCTGGAGACCGGCCGCGTCCATGAGCTGTTCTATTCGCTCGGCGCCGCCGAACGCGAGACCGCGCTGATCGCGGGTGCCGCCGCCGACGGCGTGCGCACCACGCTGGTCAGTGACCGTGCCGCCGAGCATCTCGGCGAGACCGTCACCGCGCCCGGTCTGGTCGCGGTCTGCGAGCTGGTCGACGTCCAGTTGGCCGAGATCCTCGACCGTGGTCCCCGCATGCTCGCCGTCCCCGTCGAGATCGCCGAGCCCGGCAACGCGGGCACCCTGATCCGGGTCGCCGACGCGGTCGGCGCCGACGGTGTGGTCCTGGCGGGCGAGACCGTCGACCCGCACAACGGCAAGTGCGTGCGCGCCAGCGCAGGCAGCCTGTTCCACGTGCCGATCGCGCGCGGTCGCGACATCACCGCCACCCTCGACGCGATCTCCGCGGCGGGCGTGACGATCCTGGCCACCGCCGCGAACGGCGAGGTCGACCTCGATGCCGCCGACGACATTCTCACCGGCCCAGTTGCCTGGCTGTTCGGCAACGAGGCGCACGGTCTCGACCCGGCGGTGGCCGCTCGTGCCGATCACCGCATCCGGATCCCCATCCACGGCCGCGCCGAGAGCTTGAATCTGGCTGCCGCGGCGGCGATCTGCCTCTACGCGAGCGCCCGCGTGCAGCACGCGAGGTAG
- a CDS encoding TetR/AcrR family transcriptional regulator — MGETTRTRMTAAERSAQVLEAAVEAFAESGYAATKTDEIARRAGVSQPYVIRLFGTKLQLFLACLHEVCSRIETVFRNAEIAPDSDTAEALRALGIGYETFLAERELPLVLLHGAAASADPAIGEHMRERFGRIYRLVGELTGADTEQSRRFVATGMLLTIMTAMQVAGTDAISLPWATEILDDIAAATEPC, encoded by the coding sequence ATGGGTGAGACGACCAGAACCCGGATGACCGCGGCCGAACGCAGCGCGCAGGTCCTCGAGGCCGCCGTCGAAGCCTTCGCCGAATCCGGCTATGCCGCAACGAAAACCGATGAGATCGCGCGCCGAGCAGGAGTATCGCAGCCCTATGTGATCCGGCTGTTCGGCACCAAGCTGCAACTGTTCCTCGCCTGCCTGCACGAGGTGTGCAGCCGCATCGAGACGGTATTCCGCAATGCCGAGATCGCCCCCGATTCCGACACCGCCGAGGCACTGCGCGCACTCGGCATCGGCTACGAGACCTTCCTGGCCGAACGCGAATTGCCACTGGTCCTGCTGCACGGTGCTGCCGCGAGCGCGGACCCGGCCATCGGCGAGCACATGCGGGAGCGATTCGGTCGCATCTACCGCCTGGTCGGCGAGCTCACCGGCGCCGATACCGAGCAATCGCGACGCTTCGTCGCCACCGGCATGCTCCTGACGATCATGACCGCCATGCAGGTCGCGGGCACCGACGCGATCTCCCTGCCCTGGGCCACCGAGATCCTCGACGACATCGCCGCGGCCACCGAACCATGCTGA
- a CDS encoding MFS transporter, with protein sequence MTQTLEPGDPPIVEAAPSDGAKNKPVGAVIAAVGIPMFMVTLDNLVVTNALPVIKAELGASLSDLQWFINAYTLSFAALLLSASALGDRIGRRRVFLFGIGLFVVASAACALATEPWMLIAARAVQGAGGAAVMPLSLTLLAAAVPERMRSAAIGIWGGIAGLGVAVGPVVGGAVVDGLNWQWIFWLNVPIGLLALPFAVRMLSESRGVARRLDLLGLLLSAGGVLAVVWGVIHGGEDGWTTPQVLVALIGGAGLLVGFVAWESRVIDPMLPLRMFRSRALSLSFLVSFAFSAGVFGAIFLLAQFFQVVQGYTPLESGIRTLPWTLVPMVVAPLAGLIVDRVGPRVLIAAGQVLLAIALAWMALITSTDIAYGSFVAPFVLAGIGMGLTFGPSATIVMASASTADQGMASGINSTVREVGVAMGIAVLASVFASRGSYTDPQAYVDGLIPAVWVGAGLVAIAAAFAAFLPTHLRHTT encoded by the coding sequence ATGACTCAGACACTCGAACCCGGCGATCCCCCCATCGTCGAAGCGGCACCGTCGGACGGGGCGAAGAACAAGCCGGTCGGCGCGGTCATCGCCGCCGTCGGCATCCCGATGTTCATGGTGACCTTGGACAACCTGGTCGTCACGAACGCGTTGCCGGTGATCAAAGCCGAACTGGGCGCGTCCCTCTCGGACCTGCAGTGGTTCATCAACGCCTACACGCTGTCCTTCGCGGCGCTGCTGCTGTCGGCCTCGGCGCTCGGGGACCGGATCGGTCGCCGCCGGGTGTTCCTCTTCGGCATCGGCCTCTTCGTCGTGGCCTCGGCGGCCTGTGCGCTGGCCACCGAACCGTGGATGCTCATCGCGGCCAGGGCGGTGCAGGGCGCCGGCGGCGCGGCGGTGATGCCACTGTCGCTGACCCTGCTCGCCGCCGCGGTGCCCGAGCGAATGCGCAGCGCCGCGATCGGCATCTGGGGCGGTATCGCCGGGCTGGGTGTCGCGGTCGGTCCGGTGGTCGGCGGCGCGGTCGTCGACGGGCTGAACTGGCAGTGGATCTTCTGGCTCAATGTCCCGATCGGATTGCTCGCGTTGCCGTTCGCGGTGCGCATGCTGTCCGAATCGCGCGGTGTCGCACGTCGGCTCGATCTGCTCGGGCTGCTGCTGTCCGCCGGTGGCGTGCTGGCGGTGGTGTGGGGTGTCATCCACGGCGGCGAGGACGGCTGGACCACGCCGCAGGTGCTCGTGGCGTTGATCGGTGGTGCGGGTCTGCTGGTCGGGTTCGTCGCCTGGGAGAGTCGGGTCATCGATCCGATGCTGCCCCTGCGCATGTTTCGGTCCCGCGCCCTGAGCCTGAGCTTCCTCGTCTCGTTCGCCTTCTCCGCGGGCGTGTTCGGCGCGATCTTCCTGCTGGCCCAGTTCTTCCAGGTGGTGCAGGGCTACACGCCGCTGGAATCGGGCATTCGCACCCTGCCGTGGACGTTGGTACCGATGGTCGTCGCGCCACTGGCCGGACTGATCGTCGATCGCGTCGGCCCGCGTGTGCTCATCGCCGCCGGCCAGGTCCTGCTTGCGATCGCCCTGGCCTGGATGGCCCTGATCACCAGTACCGACATCGCCTACGGCTCCTTCGTCGCCCCCTTCGTCCTCGCCGGTATCGGCATGGGCCTGACCTTCGGTCCGTCCGCCACCATCGTCATGGCCAGCGCCTCCACTGCCGACCAGGGCATGGCCTCGGGCATCAACAGCACCGTCCGTGAAGTGGGGGTGGCCATGGGAATCGCCGTCCTGGCCTCGGTCTTCGCCTCCCGTGGCTCCTACACCGACCCCCAGGCCTATGTCGACGGCCTCATCCCCGCCGTCTGGGTCGGCGCGGGTCTGGTCGCGATCGCCGCCGCCTTCGCCGCCTTCCTCCCCACCCACCTCCGCCACACCACCTGA
- a CDS encoding Uma2 family endonuclease, producing MTLPAMHPRPGNLREVAEQIERATGLRVEILGGALVMSPTPRGKHAGSIRRLRHQLEASMPSGLAAYEVTSIAMPDDSDDYCTPDLVVLPDSWDTDDDWLADPTDVELAVEVISKSEKATQITGKNGWYAAARIRLLLVIDPRVGRWALYRDPVGGTYPEPVEGDYGDQISLPAPLSLSVDTACLPWYDRE from the coding sequence ATGACCCTTCCCGCGATGCATCCGCGCCCCGGCAACCTCCGTGAGGTCGCCGAGCAGATCGAACGCGCGACCGGTCTCCGGGTCGAGATTCTGGGAGGGGCGCTCGTGATGTCACCGACCCCGCGTGGCAAGCACGCGGGCTCCATCCGTCGACTGCGGCACCAGCTCGAAGCCTCGATGCCATCGGGATTGGCTGCCTATGAGGTCACCTCGATCGCCATGCCCGACGACTCCGATGACTACTGCACGCCGGATCTGGTCGTCCTTCCCGATTCCTGGGACACCGACGACGACTGGCTCGCGGACCCGACCGACGTAGAACTCGCCGTCGAGGTGATCTCGAAGTCGGAGAAGGCGACGCAGATCACCGGCAAGAACGGCTGGTACGCGGCCGCGCGCATCCGGCTGCTCCTTGTCATCGATCCTCGCGTCGGGCGATGGGCCCTGTACCGGGATCCCGTCGGCGGGACCTACCCGGAACCGGTCGAAGGCGACTACGGTGACCAGATCTCGCTCCCCGCACCGCTGTCGTTGTCCGTCGACACCGCGTGTCTGCCCTGGTACGACCGGGAATAG
- the pheS gene encoding phenylalanine--tRNA ligase subunit alpha, translated as MADDNSGVEQNAKLSEEALAAAAAEAEKAFAAAADLDALAVAKTEFIGGKSPIALAQRELGGLPKAAKADAGKRVNVARKRVTEAFEARRTALLEQRDQAVLVAEKIDVTLPARRAAVGARHPITVISEQIADVFVAMGWEVAEGPEVETEHFNFDALNFLPDHPARTMQDTFHIAPEGSRQVLRTHTSPVQVRSMLERELPIYVVCPGRTFRTDELDATHTPVFSQVEGLAIDKGLTMAHLRGTLDAFARALFGPDTRTRMRPNYFPFTEPSAEVDVWFPDKKGGAGWVEWGGCGMVNPKVLIASGIDPEVYSGFAFGMGMERTLQFRNGIPDMRDIVEGDVRFTLPFGIRS; from the coding sequence GTGGCCGACGACAACAGTGGAGTCGAGCAGAACGCCAAGCTGTCCGAAGAGGCCCTCGCGGCCGCGGCGGCGGAGGCCGAGAAGGCGTTCGCGGCGGCGGCTGATCTGGACGCGCTGGCGGTCGCCAAGACCGAGTTCATCGGCGGCAAGTCGCCGATCGCGCTGGCACAGCGTGAGCTGGGCGGCCTACCCAAGGCGGCGAAGGCCGACGCGGGCAAGCGGGTCAACGTCGCGCGCAAGCGGGTGACGGAGGCGTTCGAGGCGCGCCGTACCGCACTGCTCGAGCAGCGCGATCAGGCCGTGCTGGTGGCTGAGAAGATCGACGTCACCCTGCCCGCGCGCCGCGCCGCCGTCGGCGCTCGCCACCCCATCACCGTCATCTCCGAGCAGATCGCCGACGTGTTCGTCGCGATGGGCTGGGAGGTCGCCGAAGGTCCCGAGGTCGAGACCGAGCACTTCAACTTCGACGCGCTGAACTTCCTGCCCGATCATCCGGCGCGCACCATGCAGGACACCTTCCATATCGCCCCGGAGGGTTCGCGCCAGGTGCTGCGCACGCACACCTCCCCGGTGCAGGTGCGTTCCATGCTGGAACGCGAGCTGCCGATCTACGTCGTGTGCCCGGGCCGCACCTTCCGCACCGACGAACTCGACGCCACCCACACTCCGGTGTTCTCCCAGGTGGAGGGTCTGGCGATCGACAAGGGTCTGACCATGGCGCACCTGCGCGGCACCCTGGACGCCTTCGCGCGCGCCCTGTTCGGCCCCGACACCCGGACCCGGATGCGCCCCAACTACTTCCCGTTCACCGAACCCTCGGCCGAGGTCGACGTGTGGTTCCCGGACAAGAAGGGCGGCGCGGGCTGGGTCGAGTGGGGCGGCTGCGGCATGGTGAACCCGAAGGTGCTGATCGCCTCCGGCATCGACCCCGAGGTGTACTCCGGGTTCGCGTTCGGCATGGGCATGGAGCGCACCCTGCAGTTCCGCAACGGCATCCCGGACATGCGCGACATCGTCGAGGGTGACGTGCGGTTCACGCTACCTTTCGGCATCCGGTCCTGA